One Patescibacteria group bacterium genomic window, AACAAGGCTAGGAAATTTGTTTTCTAAAACTTTGAAAATATTGTTTTGAATTGATGGGTATAAATTTAGATTTTCAAACCAATATTCATCAACAAAATTTTTTGTAATATTTATTATTTCTTTCCAATTTGTAATTTCGGGAAGTATTGGAGAAACAAACAAAATTGTTTTTATATTATTTTTATGTGATTTTTCAAGTGTATTGATTCTATTTTCTATTTTTGGTGAATTCTTTTCAAAAAATTTCTTGATATTTTCATCAGATGAACACATCGAAATTACTACTTCAATATTTTTGAATTGTTTTAATAATTCTAAATCTCTCAAAATAAGATCTGATTTTGTAAGAATATTAAAATGAGCATTTACATCTTTGATATTTTCTAATATTTTTTTTGTAATTTCAAATTCTTTTTCTGCTTCTTGGTATGGATCTGTTACAGAACCGATTACTATTATTTTATTGCATATCTTTTTTATTTCTTTTTTGATAATTTCTGGTGCATTTATTTTGACATCAACGAATTCTCCCCACTCTTCACTGTGATTTGTAAATTTTTTCATAAAACGAGCGTAACAATAAATACATCCGTGTCCGCATCCAGTATATGGATTTATAACAAAATCAGCGCCTGGAAGTCCTGACTTTGTAATTATTGATTTCGCAGTAATCTGTTTTATGAGCATTTATTTAATAATTCTATAATTTTCATCTTCTATAAATACAGCTTCTTCATCATTAATTTCTATTATATGATAGTCAACTGTTTTTTTAAATTTTTGTAATTCTTTTTTCATATTTGGTTTGAAATGTGGAAGTATTGAAATATTTGTAAGGTTTAATCCTGTTAAGTTTTTTAATTTTATGATATTTTCATCTGATTCAGATCCCCAACCAGCAAGCTTTATGTTATATCCAGCAATAATACTTCCAGCACTTACTCCAAAATATAGTGAGTTATTTTTTATTACAGATCTTTTTACAAAATCAAATATGTCAGTTTTTTTCATTCTATCTAATATACAAAATGTGTTTCCACCACAAACCCAGATAATATCAAAATGTTTTTTGTTATCAGTAAATTTATCATTGTGCATATCAAAAGGAGTCACATTTGTAATTCCAATACTTTTTATTTTTTCTTTTGTATACTCTATATAAGCTTCTGGCTCTATATCTAATTTATAAAAAATCAAAAGCAAAGAACAATCTTTTGCCTTTTTTGGTAATTTTGAGATAAAAAACTTTTTTAAATTTTGAGTTGAAAGTCCGTCCGAACTGAGAAATAATTTCATAAAATTATTTTATAATTCCATTTACAATAGATAGTGTCAAACTTAGAAGCAATGCATACCAAAAACTTATTACAGTAAAACCTGGTACAAAATGTGAGGCAAGAAGTATCATTACTGCACTTATTACAAATGTAAAAAGGCCAAGAGTGAGAATTGTAAGTGGTAATGTCAAAAATATTAATATTGGTTTTAATACTGCATTCAAAAGTCCTATTACAAGTGCTGTAATAAGTGCCGTTGCAAAATCAGTGATTTTTATTCCAGATAATATTTTTGGTGATACAAATATTATAAGTGCATTTATTAGCCAAACCGCAAGCATTTTCATAATTTTTTGTATTTAATTGTTATATATTGTATTATATAATTTTATAACACTTATAGGAAATCAATATTTGATTTTATTGTTTTGTGAAACAGGTATTGTTTTCTAAAAAAAGATATATTACGGGAGGAATAAAATGAAACAGAGAATAATCTTTGTTAGCGATGACTTGGATGAGCATGAGAAAAACCTGTTATCTATTATAGGAAAGTATTTTGAGTCCTTTGAAAAAAAGGGGTTGATGGATAACAGAGAATTTGTCTTTGTAGGCGGAACAAATATAGAAATAGGGGTAGGGGATGAGGATATTGTTATTTTTTTTGTGACAAAAAAGAATGTTGCAAATGAAGACTATGTATCCTTATTATCACTTCCTTTTAAGAAAAAGTTCTTTGTCTCTACAATTTCAGCTCATTCTTTTCGTGCAATTGGGGTAACGGAAGACAATTTCATTCCAATTATTCCAAAAGATGGTTTCTTGAAAATTTTTTCCTAGTTTTTTATTAGGAGAATAATTAGGGAGGGGTTTTACCTCTCTCTTTTTTATTTTTCTAAAAA contains:
- a CDS encoding radical SAM protein gives rise to the protein MLIKQITAKSIITKSGLPGADFVINPYTGCGHGCIYCYARFMKKFTNHSEEWGEFVDVKINAPEIIKKEIKKICNKIIVIGSVTDPYQEAEKEFEITKKILENIKDVNAHFNILTKSDLILRDLELLKQFKNIEVVISMCSSDENIKKFFEKNSPKIENRINTLEKSHKNNIKTILFVSPILPEITNWKEIINITKNFVDEYWFENLNLYPSIQNNIFKVLENKFPSLVSKYKEIYFTKNDYFINLEKDIKLYCMENKIKHKIYFHHKKII
- a CDS encoding Type 1 glutamine amidotransferase-like domain-containing protein, which gives rise to MKLFLSSDGLSTQNLKKFFISKLPKKAKDCSLLLIFYKLDIEPEAYIEYTKEKIKSIGITNVTPFDMHNDKFTDNKKHFDIIWVCGGNTFCILDRMKKTDIFDFVKRSVIKNNSLYFGVSAGSIIAGYNIKLAGWGSESDENIIKLKNLTGLNLTNISILPHFKPNMKKELQKFKKTVDYHIIEINDEEAVFIEDENYRIIK
- a CDS encoding phage holin family protein encodes the protein MKMLAVWLINALIIFVSPKILSGIKITDFATALITALVIGLLNAVLKPILIFLTLPLTILTLGLFTFVISAVMILLASHFVPGFTVISFWYALLLSLTLSIVNGIIK